The genomic DNA CAGAAATCCCGCGTCTCATGCAGGCGACCGATATTGTTGCTCACACAAGTCAATGGGAAGGCCTGGCAAGAGTATTGCCACAGGCTTTAATATCTGGAAAGCCGGTCGTCAGCTTCGATATCGATGGAGCAAGAGAAGTCACAATCCCCAACGAAACCGGCTGCCTGATTCCCCGCAATGATCTGACCGGTTTAACACAGGCATTGGTGCAACTGGCTAACGATGAGGAGATGCGAACCCGCTTCGGAAAAAACGGCCGCGAACGCTTTACCGATCAATTCCGGCATCAAACGATGTCGCGACGGATTCGTGAAGTTTATGAAAAGGTATTGGCTCGGCGAAATTAAATAGAAATGGGTGGCACGACCCAGAACGAAGTGATGGGCGTGGTGTTATTCTCCGACCACGCCCTTCGCGATGCTCAGGGACGTGCCACACTTTCGCTGCAGTCTACTCTGCTTTCCGCTTCGCCCGATACTCCGCTCGAAACGAATGCTTCGGAGCTGGCGGCAGTTCGCGTTGTCGGCCCCAGGCGTTCAGGAAGCGATTGTATTTCACAAATCGTGGAGTGATTCTCAGTTTCCAACGGCCCCAGTAGCCCAAGAATGAAAACAGTTTGGGACGTTGCATAAAGAAACTGGCCAGATGCATCGGAATGCGTTTTGTCGCTGGCAGCAGGTTTCGGAGGACCAGTTTATTTCGCCACGTGTAGAGCTGATGATGCAAGTCGATTTTGACCGGGCAGACATTTGTGCAAGAGGCGCACAGGCTGCAGGCGTGAGGCAGTGATGCATACTTTTTCGCGTCGCGAGCCGGGTTGAGAATGGATCCAATCGGCCCCGGCACCGTCGCTTTGTAACTGTGCCCGCCACTGCGTCGATAAACCGGGCAGGTATTCATACAGGCTCCACAGCGAATGCATTTGAGCGAATTCCGATAGTCGGCATCGCCAATCAGTTCGCTGCGACCATTATCGACTAGAATGAGATGCAGTTCCGAGTTTTCATCCCGTGGACCATTGAAATGCGATGAGTAGGTTGTAATCGGCTGTCCGGTTGCGGAGCGGGCCAGCAAACGCAGAAAGACCCCCAGATCAGCGGCCCGAGGCAGCATCTTTTCAAGTCCCATGCAGGCAATATGAACCGGTGGAAGCGAGGCTCCCAGATCGGCATTGCCTTCATTCGTGCAAACGACAAATCCCCCAGTTTCCGCAATTCCAAAATTGACTCCCGTAATCCCGATGTCTGCCTGCACGAATTTTTCACGCAAATGATTTCGAGCCGCTTCGGTTAGATAAGTCGGATCGGAAGATCCCTTTTCGGTGCCGAGGTGTTCGTGAAAGCACTCGCCCACTTCTTCCTTCCTGATATGAATCGCGGGCAACACGATGTGACTGGGATGTTCGTTACGAAGTTGAACAATCCGTTCGCCGAGGTCGGTATCAATCACTTCGAGATCGTGACGTTCGAGAAACGGATTGAGTCCGCACTCTTCTGTCAGCATCGATTTACTTTTGACAATTTTTTTCGCGTCATGCTTTTTGATGATGCTCAGAATAATCTCATTATGCTCGGCTGCATCTTTCGCCCAGTGAACCTGCACACCAAGTTTTTCGGCGTTGGCGGCAAATTGAGTCAGCATTTCATCGAGATGCGATAGCACATAATCTTTGGTGTCGGAAGCGGTTTGCCGCAGAGCTTCCCATTCGGGAAGCGTATGAGCCATTTTGTCTCGCTTGCTGCGGACAAACCAAAGGGCTTGATCATGCCAGTGAGCACGCTCATCATTGGCAACAAATTCAGCGGCGAGTTCAGGATGTTTTGCAATCATGAGATATTACTTGTTGTGAATTATTAATCCGTAGGACAGGCTTCCAAACTGTCTAAATGCGATTTGCTGTTTAATTATAGACATACTGGAAGCTTGTCCTACCAGTTTTTTACGCATTGACCTGTTTCGGCAACAGACTTTCTAATGCCTTGCCAATGTCGTCAGACCGCATCAGCGACTCACCAACGAGAATGGCATTTATGCCCGATTGAATGAGTCGTTCGGAATCCTCACGAGTGCGGATGCCACTCTCGCTGACGAAGAGAATTGTATCCCGCACCTGCTTACGAATCTTAATGGAATGGGCCAGATCCGTCTCGAAGGTTCGCAGGTCGCGATTGTTGACTCCGATGATGTGCGGGTTCAATTTCAGCACACGTTCGAGATTCGTTTCGTCATACAACTCGACGAGTGCCTGCATTCCCAGTTCACGGGTGTATTGATAAAGATCCCGCAGTTCGTCTTCTTCGAGACATTCGGCAATCAACAGCACACAATCGGCACCAGCGGCCCGGGCTTCTGCAATTTGATAGCGATCGAGAATGAAGTCTTTCCGTAGTAAGGGAAGATCGACTGCTGCCCGAATTGCTTTGAGATAATCGAGATGTCCTTGAAAGAAGTTTTCGTCCGTCAGCACACTGATGCAGGCTGCCCCATGAGCAGCATACGTTTTCGCGATTTCCACCGGATGAAAATCGTCACGAATAATGCCAGCCGAGGGGGATGCCTTTTTGACTTCGGCAATCACACCCAGCGGATGGCTGAGTCGGAGAGCCGTCACAAAATCCCGCACCGGCGGAGCCTGCGGGATTTGTTTGACCAGTTCTTCAAAAGGCAGCTTTTCTTTAGCCGCTGCAATTTCGCCCCGTTTATGAGCGACAATGTCATCGAGGATATTTTTCACGGTTCCACCAGTGAATGAGTGCAATGGATTGAATATTTACAAGCACGAAGCGCAAGCGAGTGTGTCTAAGGAGTGACTTCAACACACTCGCTTGCGCTTCGTGCTAATAATGTATCATAGACACTCAAGTCTCAGAAATCATGAGATTGCCTATTCTCTGACCGAAAAGTTGGGAATTCGGGGGATGCGATTTGAATCCCGCTGCGGAATCTCCGTAAGATGGAAGGAATCAATTTTTTAATCTCAACGAGTACAGTGTCCATGAATAATTCTTCCGCAAAAAATTCATCGCTTCTGCCTGTCATCATCTTTGGCATTTGCCTGATAGCAGTCGGTCTGGCTGCTTTTGGCCCCTCCAATTTGTTTCAGGGGGCAGATAATCCCTCTGCTTCATCTGATGCGCCTGCTAAAACCGCTGGAAAAACGGACTCTGTTGAAGATACGAGTCCTCCGATCACCGAAGAACCAGCAGAAACGCCGCCGGGAATGGTCTGGATTCCGGGGGGAACCTTCACGATGGGAACCGATTTTTTTCCGGAGGAGGGAAAACCGAATCCCGATCGTATCAAACCGGATGAATTCCCGGCTCATGAAGTGACCATCGATGGATTCTGGATGGATATCACCGAAGTGACCAACGCCGAGTTCGACAAATTTGTTGAGGAAACCAACTACGTCACCTTCGCAGAAATCCCTCCAAAACGGGAAGATTTCATTGGTGTCGTGCCTGATATCTCGATCATTCCCGAGGAAAATCTCGTGGCCGGATCGCTTATTTTCAACAAGGACTTCGACCGGGAAAACTTGAGAATGGATTATCCATCCTGGGAATATCAGGCCTGGAAATATCAGAAGGGAGCAGATTGGCGACATCCAACTGGTCCGGATTCCTCCATTGAAGGCAAAATGGATCATCCTGTCGTGAATGTCGTTTACAAAGATTGCCTGGAATATTGCAAATGGGCGGGGAAACGCCTGCCCACCGAAGCCGAATGGGAATATGCCTCCCGTGGTGGTAAGGAGGATCAGAAGTACAACTGGGGCAACGAGTTCCAGCCTGATGGCAAATATATGACGAACTCCTGGCAGGGGACTTTTCCGATGGATCGACAGAACCGGGATGGATTTCTCGATACTTCTCCCGTCAAAAGTTTTCCTCCCAATGGTTACGGACTCTACGATATGTCCGGCAATGTCTGGGAGTGGGTGAACGATTATTATCGTCCGGATTACTACAATTTCAGCCCGAAACGAAATCCCCAGGGGCCGACTGCTTCTTTCGATCCCGGCGAACCGACGATCGAAAAGCGTGTCACTCGGGGAGGCTCGTTTTTATGTAACTCTAATAACTGCACCGGGTATCGAAACGCGGCCCGTATGAGAAGCGATGTTTCGTCGGCTGCGTATCACACGGGATTTCGTTGTGTGATTGATACGAAAATGGTGAAGAAGTAAATGAAATTGTCGAGCCGAGTCAGTCCTGGCTCGGGTGGTTCCGATTAATCATCGACTTCATCATCTCCTTTCGCACAATGATCGTAAGAAAACCTGAGTCATGACTGACTCGGCTCGCCTTCACAATTGTTTCGTGCTTTTTCTATCGCATTCGTTGACGATCCTCCACCGATTCCCGATGATGCCGAGCGATTCAACCCCTAAATCCAAGCGATGGGCCAATATCCATCCTCAATTGACAGCAAACATTCATGAGCAATTCTCCCCAAAAACCGGATCGTCTTGAAAAACCTCGTCTTGAGAAAGCAGAAAAAATCCGAGAACTGGGTTTCGATCCATACGGACAACGTTTTGACAATCATCAAGCGATTGCAACCGTCCGCCCACTATGTCCGGAAGAACCAGGCTTGGACGGGGCGACTGTTCGTATTGCCGCTCGTCTAATGGGGCGTCGTAAGGCAGGGAAATTAAGATTTTTCGATGCTAAAGATGCCACCGGTCGTATTCAATTGCTGATGTCTCGCGGGGATATGACCGAACAACAGTGGGAACTCGTCTCTGCTCTCGATCTGGGCGACCTGGTTGGAATCGATGGAAAATTACGTCGGACGCAGTCGGGTGAAGTTTCGATCTTTGTTGAAGAACTGACATTCTTATGTAAGTCGCTTTATCAGCCACCTGAAAAATATCATGGGGCCAAAGACATCGAAATGCTGCTCCGGCAGCGGTATATCGATTTGATTTATAACGATGGCGTGCTTGATCGCATGCTTCAGCGTTCGAAGATTATCGATTCCGTCCGCCAGACATTGCGGGGCCAGAATTATGTGGAAGCCGAAACGCCGGTTCTGCATTCGGTCGCCGGTGGAGCGGCTGCTCGTCCGTTTACCACGCATCACAATGCTTTGGATATTGAACTGTATCTGCGGATTGCCCTCGAATTGCATCTCAAGCGATTGATGGTTGGGGGTGTCGAGCGGGTTTATGAAATCGGGCGTGTGTTCCGGAATGAGGGAATCGATGCAACGCATAATCCTGAATTCACGATGATCGAAATCTATCAGGCTTACGGCAACTACGAAACGATGATGGATTTGACCGAGGCAATCGTGACCGATGCCGTCAAAGCGATTTCTGAGACGATGGTTCTGCCCTGGGGCGAAGAAGGTGAAAGTTCGATTGATTTCACTTCGCCCTGGCCGCGTCGCAAGTATGCGGAACTGTTTCAGGAAGCAGCTGGCTGTGCGATGTCGGATACGGAAGCCGTCAAGCAGATCGCCCAGAGCAAGGGGATCGAAACCGAAGGCAAGCATCCTGATGTGATTGTGAATGATCTGTTCGAGGAACTGGTGGAAGACAGTCTCGAAGGACCTGTGTTCGTTATCGATTACCCGGCCAGCATCTGTCCGCTGACCAAGCGCAAGCAGGATGATCCGAACATTGCTGAGCGATTCGAGTTGTATGTGAAGGGTATGGAACTGGCCAATGCGTACACGGAACTGAATGATCCGAAGTTGCAGGAAGAGCTGTTTCTGACACAGCTCGAAGGCCAGGATGAAGAAGACTCGATGGCCAAGATGGATACCGATTTCATCCGCGCCCTCAAAGTCGGCATGCCTCCGGCTGGAGGATTGGGAATTGGCATCGACCGGCTCATCATGCTACTGACAAACAGCCGTAGTATTCGCGATGTGATTTACTTCCCACTGCTGCGACCTGAAGGAATGCCCGCTGCAGGGGAAGAGTGAGGTTAAAGCCGAGCCGGTGATCACTCGGTGTTGTTACGATCCAGCACTGCAGGTCAAGCACTGCCTGACTTAAGGCTTTGCATCAGTAGTTGACACAAAGCTCTGGGGACTTCGCTGTGCTTCGAACCTAGCCACCCCATCGGATTTGTTAAGGGTCAGTGCCACGGCTCTTTGAGCCGTGAATGTCACTCTCGACCAATGTGATAAAAAACACGGCTCACAGAGCCGTGGCACATACCTACTTTTTACGGGAAACCGGGGAATTGCTTTTCGATTTGCGGAAGATGCGTTTCTTTTCTGGAGTCGCCGAGTTTCTGGCTGAGGCGGGGCGTCGATCGCCTTCTCTTTTGCTTTTGCCCTCAGCTCTCGGTGACGGTTTGCGTTGACGCGGTGCTTTTTCTGGAGTGGGCGTCAATGTTTGACGATTGCGAACCAGCATTTCGCGGAGTTCATTCAGTTCGCCATCGGTGAGAGGACGGTATTGTCCCGATTTGAGTTTGCCGAGTTTAATCGGGCCGAAGGCGATGCGTTCGAGTGACATCACTTTGTGACCGATGCGGGCAAACAGTCGACGGACTTCGCGGTTGTGTCCCTGTCCAAGTGTGACTTCGAGGAAGGTCGAACGCCCCTGACGACCGGCTCGACGAACATTAACGAACTTGAACTTACCTTCTTTGAAGTAAATCCCCTGCTTGAGCTGTTGAATCTGCTCGGGTTTCGGATCGCCGACAACCTGTACCTTATACGTACGATAAATTCGGTAGCGGGGATGAGCCAACTGATTGGCAAATTCGCCGTCATTGGTCACGATGAGCAAGCCTTCGCTCTCTTCATCGAGCCGTCCAACCGGGAAGAGTCGCACGCGTTCTTTTTCGAATAGATCGATGACCCGTGCACGTCCGGCAGGGTCGTGATTGGTACACAAAACTCCCTTCGGTTTATTGAGCGCGAAGTACTTGTGCGGTTGTGGTTTGAGGCGTTCTTCATCGAATGTGATGACCTGCGTGAGCGGGTTGACGTTCATACCGGGATTATCGACGGGTTCGCCATCGACCATGATCCGGCCGCTACGAATGATTTCTTCGCACTTACGGCGCGAGCCAAGTCCAGCCGAGGCCAGGAACTTTTGTAGACGATACTCTTCGGGTCCTTCGACAGGTCGTTCGGCTTTGGATTTGCGAGGTCGGGATTGAGGGTTGTTGGGTTTAGGCATTGAATTAGTGCATTTCTATAATTTAGAGCGCCGAACTGCCGGAGCAAACAAAATCGATCTTAGTCTTATGGTGTCCATGCGACGGCAAGGGCACCATGAAAATGGTCTATTCCTGAGTGGTCGCCACGACCGGTGAAGAAGTAGAGTGATCGGGATTCTCAATCGTTTGAGCAGTTCGACGATCCAGCATATTTTTTAGCCTGGCCAGTAACAGGGCCACGACAATCATTAACACGGCTCCGGAAATGTAGGGCATCAATGGATATCCGAGTTCGAGCATTCCATAACCGGCAATTGGGCCACCGATTCGAGCCAATGCCGACATACTTTGCCCGACGCCCAGAACTTCCCCCTGATCGCTGTCGCTGGCTCCGAGAGACAACATTGCCTGCAAGGCAGGAGTCACAGCAGCAAATCCAAGCACGCTGACGGGAAGAACCATCATCAGGATCGGGAATAAACTCCGTCCTTCTTTTTCCATCTGCTCCAACGCAACGGGATCCTGTGCTACTGCTGAGATGGTGGAATGAGCGGGATTGACATGGGAATTGGAACTCAGATCGCTCGCGACCCAGGCAATCAGGAGCAGTCCAGCGGATAGACAAACCGCTCCGAAAATTCCCGTCCGGAATTCACCAAGTTTGGGAATCATGCGTCGAATGAGTCCACCTTGAAAAATCGTGAGTAGAAATCCGATGTAGGCGAAGATGTAAAAGTTATCCCGATCACTCAGACCGATTAATTTGGTCATGTAGGGAAGCGTCATTTCAAATTGAGCGAACGCGAGAGTCGCGATAAAGATTGTCGCGAGTAATGGCATGACCGTCGGTTGGGAGATTGCAGTTCGTAATTCGCTCAAATTCAACCAGTGACTGCTGGCTGGTTTTGATCCTTTGTGCAGTGATTCGGGCAATTTGAAAATGGCAATCAGGAGAGCGGTTCCGGAAATCATCGAGGCAATATATCCCGGCCAGGCACTTGGAGGAGCAGCTGCATCGGTGCCTACGAAGGGAGCTCCTATGAGTGGCCCGAATGTGAAACCGACTCCGAAGGCGGCTCCGATCAACGCCATCCCTTTGCCACGTTCCGCTTTGGTGGTGCTATCAGAAATGAAGGCTTGAGCAGTCGAAAGAGTTGCCCCGGAAATTCCCGCACCGATTCGTGAAAGAAACAACCACGTTAGTGGAGCCAGTCCCAGGAAAAGTTGATCGGCCTGAAATGTGGAGATCCAGCCGAATACGCCATAAAAGAATGTGGAGCCAACCAGTCCCACGAGTAGCACAGGCCGACGTCCGATGCGATCGGAAATGCGTCCCCAGATTGGTGCGAAGATGAACTGCATCGTCGAGAAGCAGGCCATCAGGAAGCCGAGGGTCATCGCATTGGCGTTATAGAAATCGCCGTAACGCGGCATCAATGGCAAGATGATCGCGAAACCGAGCAGGTCGATCGCGACAATTACAAAGATAATCAATTGAGCAAATTTATTGCGGTTCATAGTTCTCAGAAATCAGGCAGGTTGGCAATCGGAAACACTTTGTGGCTGCGACATCTCGCTGTGAGCGTATTTATGTTTACAAGCACGAAGCGCAAGCGAGTGTGTTCAATACGGACATAAAACACACTCGCTTGCGCTTCGTGCTTGTAATATCCGTTCATCGTATCAGAGTAGTAGGGTACGCACAGCGTACCCCACGGCCCTATTGTCAACTGCTGGAGCAAATAAGCAAGTCGATCCGGGTTAATTCTTTTGCAGAACCAGAGTTCGTGCCGGTGAGGTCGTCATTGTTACATTTAATTGGAGCAATGTGCTACAAAATTGACAAAAGCCTTGCCATCAAAGACTAGGCTCTAGTCGAAATGTCACTTTATCCTGCAGCCAATGCTGGACAAGCTAGCAATGGCACACTCAACAGGTCGCCGTTAGCTGGTGACCTGTTCATCATTTTCCGGGGTTGCCGGACTTGTCGGATCGAACCATTCGTCTTTGAAGACGATCCGTTTCTGGTGTTTCATCGCCAGATTGGCGGTTAATGCCATAATCGCATCGGCCATCGCGACGGTTCCATTGCACTTCAAGCCACCTTCGCTCGGGGGATCGAAGTTGTTGTTGCGGATGCAGTAGCAGAAGTGTTCCATTTCTTCTGTATATCCACGACTGACTTTTTCCAGGGCTGCTGAAGCGACAGCGGCATTGGTTGAGGGAGCGAGCGATTCACTGGCATCGAGCACGGGAGCCCCTGGGTTTCCATTAAGCACATGCAGTCGCTGTTCGGTTCCTCCACCCCCTGTGGTTGGTGAAGCTTCTTTGAAGAGCATGACATCTTTTTCAAGATTCACATACATAGTGCCCCGGCTTCCAAAGACAGACTCGCCGTAGGGTTCCATACGGTTCGTATTGATGGAGGAATAAGTTACGATGACTTTGTCGTGGTTGTCGGATTCATAGTTTGGTCCGGGGAATTCGAAGGTCACGTAAACGTGATCGTCGATTTCACGGTCGTCCTGCTGTTTGTCGAGAGAGCCGACTCCCTTAACACCGTAGAAGTTGCGTCCACCGTAACCTTGCACTGCGATCGGATGGACTTTGCCGAGGAAAATACTAGCAGCATCGAGTTGATGACTACCGAGTTCGGCCATCAGACCACCGCCAGTTTTGTTGTAAAGACGCCAGTTGATCAGATGCTCCATATCGTCGTAACCGTATTCGGATAAACGGCCTTCGAGAGAAGCGGCATCTGTTTTATTGATCTGCTTCCGCCAGCTGTCGCGACCGGGGAAACTGTTATTGCGATGCCACTGGGCACGAATAAATTTGATGTCGCCCAGCAATCCCTGTTGGACAATATGGTTGGCGTTATCGTAAAGCACGCTGTAGTGCCTTTGATGACCAACAGCCAGGAGTTTGTTGTTCTCTTTGGCAACTTTGATCATCTCTTTACATTGAGTGATGTCGTGAGCCATCAGCTTTTCGCAGAGAACGTGCTTGCCGGCTTTGAGGGCATCGATGGCAACTGGAGCATGCTGGCTGAGAGGAACAGCGATGACGACTGCTTCGATGTTCGGATCTTCGAGCAGCTTTTTGTGATCGTCGTAAACTTTGATATTTTTCTTAGAGTTGGCCCCAAGTTTTTTAACGAGACCAATACGGTGTTCGTTGCCGTCGCCATCGAAAGCGCGTTTCTGGTTGGTGGGACGCAAGTCGGCAATCGCAACAATTTCCATGTATTCTGGTGGATGCTCGGTGAGCAAAACGCTCCCTTCATCACCAGTTCCGATGAAACCGACTTTAACCGGATTGCCATCGAGCTTTTGATAGCCGAAGTATGTCGCTCCGGCAGCAGTACCTGCAGCCATGGTACCGATCAGGAAGTCACGACGTGTCGAGCCGACTGCGGTATGGAAATTATCTTTGCCAAGAATTTTTTCTTCGGGCGTAAAATACATCGTTGGAACCTCGTACACAGTCAATTAATACCTGCATTATTCAGTAATAACTCACTGAGGGCAGGGAGGAGATATCATATTCAATCGAGTGCCAACGTGGACACTCCAGCAAAATGGAAAGTCGGGTTATCGATCGTCGGCTGGTTTCTTTTTAAAGAAGCCGGAGAAGATCGCATCGATTCCGAACCAGCTGCCTGTCGGTAAAAAGACATAGACAAGCAGGACCAGAACTTCGATAAATGTCTTGTTAATCACAATCGCATGCTCCGGCCCCGGTGGTTGGGGATATCCCGGAATGGGTGGGTAAGCCAGATAAAACTGCAGCAGCAAAAAGGCACCGCCCAGAGCAGCGACCCGCGTCATGAAACCAGCAAGCAGCAGGCCGCCAATGATGGTCAGCCCCCACATGGTTTTCAAATCAATATCACGTTGTGCAGTGTATTGCGGTTGCATTGGTCCGAGGGCTAACTGAGACGTACTCAACATTTTCTCGGCATCCCACTTCATGTCCGATTCCAGTTTACGGATCGGACCAACCAGCTCGGCTCGTAATGTCTGGATTTCCTTCCAGTCGTAATCGAGATGATCCTGGTCAAAATGAGTTTTTACATTTGCCAGTTTTTGCTCGTATCGATCGAGGCGATCTCGGTAGAGTTGAATTTTCCCAAGAGTATTACCATCGAGGGTCCCTTTCTGTTTATCATCAACAGAACCAGCCCATTCGGGATCGCCTTTGAGACTCGCAAGTGCCTTCTCCAAATACGACAGTGAAGACTGACGCTTGTATAAATACAGGACTTTCTTAACGAAATCTTTTTTCACTTCATCTTGAATGGCGTCGACATCATCGGTCTCTTCGTTGAAATTGACCTGTGCGAGCAATGCCTGTTTTTCTCGGGGTGTCAGATGTAGTTTCCCGTCGACAATCAGGCGTTTTTCATCTGGCAGGAAAGTCACAACCTTGCCAACACTTCCCGTCAGTTCGACACCTTCTGGAAGTGCATTCAATTCAACACGGAAATCCTTCGAACCATGGACCATCTCATCAATGATCCGTTTTTGGCGATCATCGAGTTGGTAATGCTGTTTGAAGCGTTCTGCCCAGCCAGTCCAGCGAGCAGCAACAGTCTCGTAATCGAGATCTC from Rubinisphaera italica includes the following:
- a CDS encoding MFS transporter, translated to MNRNKFAQLIIFVIVAIDLLGFAIILPLMPRYGDFYNANAMTLGFLMACFSTMQFIFAPIWGRISDRIGRRPVLLVGLVGSTFFYGVFGWISTFQADQLFLGLAPLTWLFLSRIGAGISGATLSTAQAFISDSTTKAERGKGMALIGAAFGVGFTFGPLIGAPFVGTDAAAPPSAWPGYIASMISGTALLIAIFKLPESLHKGSKPASSHWLNLSELRTAISQPTVMPLLATIFIATLAFAQFEMTLPYMTKLIGLSDRDNFYIFAYIGFLLTIFQGGLIRRMIPKLGEFRTGIFGAVCLSAGLLLIAWVASDLSSNSHVNPAHSTISAVAQDPVALEQMEKEGRSLFPILMMVLPVSVLGFAAVTPALQAMLSLGASDSDQGEVLGVGQSMSALARIGGPIAGYGMLELGYPLMPYISGAVLMIVVALLLARLKNMLDRRTAQTIENPDHSTSSPVVATTQE
- a CDS encoding Gfo/Idh/MocA family protein, whose translation is MYFTPEEKILGKDNFHTAVGSTRRDFLIGTMAAGTAAGATYFGYQKLDGNPVKVGFIGTGDEGSVLLTEHPPEYMEIVAIADLRPTNQKRAFDGDGNEHRIGLVKKLGANSKKNIKVYDDHKKLLEDPNIEAVVIAVPLSQHAPVAIDALKAGKHVLCEKLMAHDITQCKEMIKVAKENNKLLAVGHQRHYSVLYDNANHIVQQGLLGDIKFIRAQWHRNNSFPGRDSWRKQINKTDAASLEGRLSEYGYDDMEHLINWRLYNKTGGGLMAELGSHQLDAASIFLGKVHPIAVQGYGGRNFYGVKGVGSLDKQQDDREIDDHVYVTFEFPGPNYESDNHDKVIVTYSSINTNRMEPYGESVFGSRGTMYVNLEKDVMLFKEASPTTGGGGTEQRLHVLNGNPGAPVLDASESLAPSTNAAVASAALEKVSRGYTEEMEHFCYCIRNNNFDPPSEGGLKCNGTVAMADAIMALTANLAMKHQKRIVFKDEWFDPTSPATPENDEQVTS
- a CDS encoding lactate utilization protein B is translated as MIAKHPELAAEFVANDERAHWHDQALWFVRSKRDKMAHTLPEWEALRQTASDTKDYVLSHLDEMLTQFAANAEKLGVQVHWAKDAAEHNEIILSIIKKHDAKKIVKSKSMLTEECGLNPFLERHDLEVIDTDLGERIVQLRNEHPSHIVLPAIHIRKEEVGECFHEHLGTEKGSSDPTYLTEAARNHLREKFVQADIGITGVNFGIAETGGFVVCTNEGNADLGASLPPVHIACMGLEKMLPRAADLGVFLRLLARSATGQPITTYSSHFNGPRDENSELHLILVDNGRSELIGDADYRNSLKCIRCGACMNTCPVYRRSGGHSYKATVPGPIGSILNPARDAKKYASLPHACSLCASCTNVCPVKIDLHHQLYTWRNKLVLRNLLPATKRIPMHLASFFMQRPKLFSFLGYWGRWKLRITPRFVKYNRFLNAWGRQRELPPAPKHSFRAEYRAKRKAE
- the lysS gene encoding lysine--tRNA ligase, with translation MSNSPQKPDRLEKPRLEKAEKIRELGFDPYGQRFDNHQAIATVRPLCPEEPGLDGATVRIAARLMGRRKAGKLRFFDAKDATGRIQLLMSRGDMTEQQWELVSALDLGDLVGIDGKLRRTQSGEVSIFVEELTFLCKSLYQPPEKYHGAKDIEMLLRQRYIDLIYNDGVLDRMLQRSKIIDSVRQTLRGQNYVEAETPVLHSVAGGAAARPFTTHHNALDIELYLRIALELHLKRLMVGGVERVYEIGRVFRNEGIDATHNPEFTMIEIYQAYGNYETMMDLTEAIVTDAVKAISETMVLPWGEEGESSIDFTSPWPRRKYAELFQEAAGCAMSDTEAVKQIAQSKGIETEGKHPDVIVNDLFEELVEDSLEGPVFVIDYPASICPLTKRKQDDPNIAERFELYVKGMELANAYTELNDPKLQEELFLTQLEGQDEEDSMAKMDTDFIRALKVGMPPAGGLGIGIDRLIMLLTNSRSIRDVIYFPLLRPEGMPAAGEE
- a CDS encoding formylglycine-generating enzyme family protein, coding for MNNSSAKNSSLLPVIIFGICLIAVGLAAFGPSNLFQGADNPSASSDAPAKTAGKTDSVEDTSPPITEEPAETPPGMVWIPGGTFTMGTDFFPEEGKPNPDRIKPDEFPAHEVTIDGFWMDITEVTNAEFDKFVEETNYVTFAEIPPKREDFIGVVPDISIIPEENLVAGSLIFNKDFDRENLRMDYPSWEYQAWKYQKGADWRHPTGPDSSIEGKMDHPVVNVVYKDCLEYCKWAGKRLPTEAEWEYASRGGKEDQKYNWGNEFQPDGKYMTNSWQGTFPMDRQNRDGFLDTSPVKSFPPNGYGLYDMSGNVWEWVNDYYRPDYYNFSPKRNPQGPTASFDPGEPTIEKRVTRGGSFLCNSNNCTGYRNAARMRSDVSSAAYHTGFRCVIDTKMVKK
- a CDS encoding pseudouridine synthase encodes the protein MPKPNNPQSRPRKSKAERPVEGPEEYRLQKFLASAGLGSRRKCEEIIRSGRIMVDGEPVDNPGMNVNPLTQVITFDEERLKPQPHKYFALNKPKGVLCTNHDPAGRARVIDLFEKERVRLFPVGRLDEESEGLLIVTNDGEFANQLAHPRYRIYRTYKVQVVGDPKPEQIQQLKQGIYFKEGKFKFVNVRRAGRQGRSTFLEVTLGQGHNREVRRLFARIGHKVMSLERIAFGPIKLGKLKSGQYRPLTDGELNELREMLVRNRQTLTPTPEKAPRQRKPSPRAEGKSKREGDRRPASARNSATPEKKRIFRKSKSNSPVSRKK
- the trpC gene encoding indole-3-glycerol phosphate synthase TrpC; amino-acid sequence: MKNILDDIVAHKRGEIAAAKEKLPFEELVKQIPQAPPVRDFVTALRLSHPLGVIAEVKKASPSAGIIRDDFHPVEIAKTYAAHGAACISVLTDENFFQGHLDYLKAIRAAVDLPLLRKDFILDRYQIAEARAAGADCVLLIAECLEEDELRDLYQYTRELGMQALVELYDETNLERVLKLNPHIIGVNNRDLRTFETDLAHSIKIRKQVRDTILFVSESGIRTREDSERLIQSGINAILVGESLMRSDDIGKALESLLPKQVNA